One genomic region from Paroceanicella profunda encodes:
- a CDS encoding SDR family oxidoreductase: MSRLSGKRVLITGGTSGIGLATARRFLEEGARLIVTGVNPDTLAKAQAELGPDVTVLSADSASVDAQRALARTVAAEFGHLDVAFLNAGVSVWQPIEDWTEEAFDRSFAINVKGPYFLVQALVPVFAKPASVVLNTSINAHVGAARSSVYAATKAAFLNMAKTLSTELLERGVRFNAVSPGPVDTPLYDKLGIPEAYRAQVDTDILATIPFGRLGAPEEIASAILYLASDESAWTLGTEIVVDGGRTLNG; this comes from the coding sequence ATGTCACGTCTTTCCGGCAAACGCGTCCTGATCACTGGCGGCACGAGCGGCATCGGCCTGGCCACCGCCCGGCGCTTCCTCGAGGAGGGCGCCCGCCTCATCGTTACCGGAGTGAATCCGGACACCCTGGCCAAGGCACAGGCCGAGCTCGGCCCGGATGTCACCGTGCTCAGCGCGGATTCGGCCAGCGTCGACGCCCAGCGCGCGCTGGCCCGAACGGTCGCCGCCGAGTTCGGTCATCTCGACGTCGCGTTTCTCAACGCGGGCGTATCCGTCTGGCAACCGATCGAGGACTGGACCGAGGAGGCCTTCGACCGCTCCTTCGCGATCAACGTCAAGGGCCCCTACTTCCTCGTTCAGGCGCTGGTGCCGGTCTTCGCAAAGCCGGCGTCGGTTGTGCTCAATACCTCGATCAACGCCCATGTCGGGGCGGCCCGATCCTCCGTCTACGCGGCCACGAAGGCGGCGTTTCTGAACATGGCCAAAACGCTGTCGACAGAACTGCTGGAGCGCGGTGTCCGATTCAACGCCGTCAGCCCCGGCCCGGTGGACACGCCGCTCTATGACAAGCTCGGCATTCCGGAGGCGTATCGCGCGCAAGTGGACACCGACATCCTTGCGACGATTCCGTTCGGCCGTCTCGGCGCGCCGGAGGAGATCGCAAGCGCCATCCTCTACCTCGCCTCCGACGAGTCCGCCTGGACGCTCGGCACGGAGATCGTCGTCGACGGCGGCCGCACCCTCAACGGCTGA
- a CDS encoding AraC family transcriptional regulator, whose translation MRMNGPRGEGPEHSCGSALHFHNAGTMIPIQSSELRACDPLSDMLALLDVRSFLSRRIEASGPWALRFPAYRHMKFGGVIEGTRWLWTESGAGMLELEAGDFYLLTDGGPYCFASDRDAVPMDGLGVMDRHLQADGVVRFGSGAPRSVGVGGRFVLDDETSGLLLSMLPPLLHIRGSDPQAGALRAALALITHETETRRPGTAAIGSGICAIILVNILRLHLAGGERPSGWLGALNDRRVGAAIRAMHCDLARRWRVAELAAAVGMSRTAFADRFRRLVGLAPLEYLIHWRMMKAREALKRERAPLADIAAAIGYESETAFSLAFKRKFGESPGRYRKRQQQVVAPQVD comes from the coding sequence ATGCGCATGAACGGTCCTCGTGGTGAAGGTCCCGAGCATTCTTGCGGTTCCGCCCTGCATTTCCATAATGCGGGCACCATGATTCCTATTCAATCGTCCGAACTTCGCGCGTGCGACCCGCTGAGCGACATGCTGGCCCTTCTTGACGTGCGGAGCTTTCTCTCCCGCCGGATCGAGGCATCGGGGCCCTGGGCCCTGCGCTTTCCCGCCTATCGCCACATGAAGTTCGGCGGCGTGATCGAGGGCACGCGCTGGCTGTGGACCGAGAGCGGAGCCGGGATGCTGGAGCTGGAGGCGGGGGATTTCTATCTCCTCACCGATGGTGGGCCGTACTGCTTTGCCAGCGACCGCGACGCGGTGCCGATGGACGGTCTCGGCGTCATGGACAGGCACTTGCAGGCCGATGGCGTGGTGCGTTTCGGCAGCGGCGCGCCGCGAAGCGTCGGGGTTGGCGGCCGTTTCGTGCTGGATGACGAAACCTCTGGCCTGCTTCTGTCGATGCTTCCGCCACTCCTTCATATCCGGGGAAGCGACCCACAGGCGGGGGCACTGCGGGCCGCCCTGGCGCTCATCACCCACGAGACCGAAACGCGACGCCCGGGCACCGCCGCCATCGGCAGCGGGATCTGTGCCATCATTCTGGTCAACATCCTGCGCCTCCACCTCGCCGGCGGCGAGCGGCCGTCCGGCTGGCTGGGTGCGCTGAACGATCGTCGGGTCGGGGCGGCGATCCGGGCGATGCACTGCGACCTCGCCCGGCGCTGGCGGGTGGCGGAGCTCGCGGCAGCCGTCGGCATGTCGCGCACCGCCTTCGCGGACCGGTTCAGGCGGCTCGTCGGCCTCGCACCCCTCGAATATCTGATCCATTGGCGCATGATGAAGGCGCGCGAGGCGCTGAAGCGGGAGAGAGCGCCTCTCGCGGACATTGCCGCAGCCATCGGCTACGAATCGGAAACCGCCTTCAGCCTGGCCTTCAAGCGAAAGTTCGGCGAGAGCCCTGGCCGCTACCGGAAGCGGCAGCAGCAGGTGGTGGCGCCTCAGGTCGACTGA
- a CDS encoding VOC family protein → MRILEHCFRVHADPDHFDEAIAFYEALQGVACARRLTIAETGVRVARIGGVLLLSGTEEQLAPARPVAAIFYVDALDEAAAWLTARGAGILRAPRAVTGGANLLARHPDGLVVEYFEAASARRQGQSS, encoded by the coding sequence ATGCGCATTCTGGAACACTGCTTTCGGGTCCATGCAGACCCCGACCATTTTGACGAAGCCATCGCCTTCTACGAGGCGCTGCAGGGGGTCGCCTGCGCCCGCCGCCTGACGATTGCGGAGACCGGCGTCAGGGTCGCCCGGATCGGGGGAGTCCTGCTTCTGTCGGGCACCGAAGAGCAGCTCGCCCCGGCGCGGCCGGTCGCTGCGATCTTCTATGTCGATGCGCTGGACGAGGCCGCGGCCTGGCTGACAGCCAGGGGCGCCGGAATCCTGCGCGCGCCACGTGCCGTCACCGGTGGGGCCAACCTGCTGGCGCGCCATCCCGACGGTCTCGTCGTCGAGTACTTCGAAGCCGCGTCCGCGCGTCGACAGGGGCAAAGCTCATGA
- a CDS encoding quinone oxidoreductase family protein — MKAWRIDRLGGTLSLVERAVPALRPGSVLVRLQAQSLMSYLRPYLEGALPAYRAPEGFTPGGNGVGIIEAVGDDVWHLGPGQRVILSSHLVARENVQKPGQILLGVTSPGGAGDALQASWKDGTLAEYALVPAHLATPLEGLDHLDPVRLAVLTRLVVPYGGLLRGRLAAGETVIVNGATGAYGTAAVFVAIAMGAARVVAAGRNGDVLRRLAEAAGPLVRPVALTGDVAADTARLRDAAGGGAPLALDMIGGASDAGSTRAALGALHRGGRLVMTGSAHAPLPLDYLQMMFNTLEVLGNFMHPADAHLRLAALVRSGRLSLDAIATQAFALPDLDRAMTAAAEAGSLEMVVVTS, encoded by the coding sequence ATGAAAGCCTGGAGGATAGACCGCCTCGGCGGCACGCTCAGCCTTGTCGAGCGTGCCGTGCCCGCGCTGCGCCCCGGCAGCGTGCTCGTCCGCCTCCAGGCCCAGTCGCTGATGTCCTACCTGAGGCCCTATCTGGAAGGCGCGTTGCCGGCCTACCGTGCCCCGGAGGGCTTTACGCCCGGCGGCAACGGCGTCGGCATCATCGAAGCGGTGGGGGACGATGTCTGGCATCTGGGACCGGGACAGCGGGTCATCCTCTCGTCGCATCTGGTCGCGCGCGAGAATGTTCAGAAGCCGGGCCAGATCCTCCTCGGCGTGACCTCTCCGGGCGGAGCCGGAGATGCGCTGCAGGCATCTTGGAAGGACGGCACTCTGGCCGAATATGCGCTTGTCCCCGCGCACCTCGCCACGCCGCTGGAGGGGCTGGACCATCTTGATCCGGTTCGGCTTGCGGTGCTGACACGGCTGGTCGTGCCCTATGGCGGGCTGCTCCGTGGGCGCCTGGCGGCGGGAGAGACGGTGATCGTCAATGGCGCGACCGGCGCCTATGGAACGGCGGCGGTGTTCGTTGCCATCGCGATGGGCGCCGCACGGGTCGTGGCGGCGGGGCGCAACGGCGACGTTCTGCGCCGGCTCGCCGAGGCGGCGGGCCCTCTGGTCAGGCCGGTGGCGCTCACCGGCGATGTGGCAGCCGACACCGCGCGTCTGCGCGACGCCGCCGGCGGAGGCGCTCCTCTCGCGCTGGACATGATCGGGGGCGCCTCCGACGCAGGGTCGACGCGCGCCGCCCTGGGCGCGCTTCACCGGGGCGGCCGGCTCGTCATGACGGGAAGTGCGCATGCGCCGCTCCCGCTCGATTATCTGCAGATGATGTTCAACACCCTCGAGGTGCTCGGCAATTTCATGCATCCGGCCGATGCGCATCTGCGCCTTGCCGCCCTGGTCCGCTCGGGTCGTCTGTCGCTCGACGCGATCGCCACGCAGGCCTTTGCGCTGCCCGATCTCGATCGGGCGATGACGGCAGCGGCCGAGGCCGGCAGCCTGGAGATGGTCGTGGTGACCTCGTGA
- a CDS encoding AraC family transcriptional regulator, translating into MPADVLSEILRLATVETMVTGGFDASAPWALRFPAPNSIKFFALTKGACWARIDGEPPLRFEQGDVGLLTARRSYTVSSDPSVAPLDAMELFSGRGRSFVTLGDGQDCSYVGGHILLDPTSGTLLSEALPPWLRIEGAREQAARFRWLLSELVSERKQRLPGGALVASQLAQLLFVQILRAQLGGGGRIPPGWLRALGDPRLAPAVELMHDEPARAWHLGELARACAMSRSTFAARYTAQAGIAPLGYLARWRMHLACRALRDEGLSVASVAALTGYASQGAFSTAFKRMTGLSPSLWRERHAGGDAD; encoded by the coding sequence ATGCCCGCTGATGTTCTGTCCGAAATTCTGCGCCTGGCGACGGTGGAAACGATGGTGACCGGCGGCTTCGACGCTTCGGCACCATGGGCCCTGCGGTTTCCCGCCCCCAATTCGATCAAGTTCTTCGCCCTGACGAAGGGCGCATGCTGGGCCCGGATCGACGGAGAGCCGCCGCTGCGCTTCGAACAGGGTGACGTGGGGCTGCTGACGGCGCGACGGTCCTACACAGTGTCGAGCGACCCGTCGGTGGCACCGCTGGACGCGATGGAGCTGTTTTCCGGGCGCGGCCGCTCGTTCGTGACCTTGGGCGACGGACAGGATTGCAGCTATGTGGGCGGCCACATCCTGCTCGATCCGACCAGTGGAACACTCCTGTCGGAAGCGCTGCCGCCATGGCTGCGCATCGAGGGTGCGCGCGAGCAGGCGGCACGGTTTCGCTGGTTGCTCAGCGAACTGGTGAGCGAACGCAAGCAGCGCCTCCCGGGTGGTGCCCTGGTCGCGTCGCAACTGGCACAGTTGCTGTTCGTGCAGATCCTGCGGGCCCAGTTGGGCGGTGGCGGCCGCATCCCGCCGGGGTGGTTGCGCGCGCTGGGCGATCCGCGCCTGGCGCCGGCCGTTGAGCTCATGCATGACGAGCCGGCGCGCGCGTGGCATCTCGGGGAGCTGGCGCGGGCCTGCGCGATGTCGCGGTCGACCTTCGCCGCGCGCTACACCGCGCAGGCCGGTATCGCGCCGCTCGGCTATCTCGCGCGCTGGCGCATGCACCTCGCCTGCAGGGCGCTGCGCGACGAGGGGCTCTCCGTCGCTTCGGTTGCTGCCCTCACCGGCTATGCGTCGCAAGGGGCGTTCAGCACTGCCTTCAAGCGGATGACCGGGCTTTCGCCCTCGCTGTGGCGCGAACGGCACGCGGGAGGCGACGCCGACTGA
- a CDS encoding SDR family oxidoreductase yields the protein MPDDTILITGATGFIAQHTIIAALAAGFRVRTAIRSLGRADEVRAYLAHGGAEPGDRLSFVETDLLKDEGWAEAAQGCAYAIHSASSTPSGHYASEDDWIRPAVDGNVRLLRAARAAGVKRVVLTSAFGAIGAGRASPGRPFTEEDWSDLNGNIAPYQKSKTLAERAAWDFIAREGGAMELATVNPTAVLGPALGPDTSHSLMMLKGMIEGQAGQPRIRSCFVDVRDVADLHLRAMTAAAAAGERFLATAGDALWLVDVARIVTERLGDQARRVSTREVPDADMRAAAETDPRARALLPLLGIDLSASSEKARRLLGWQPRPPADAIEAAARSMIEVGIIKA from the coding sequence ATGCCAGACGACACCATCCTCATCACCGGGGCGACCGGATTTATCGCCCAGCACACGATCATCGCCGCGCTCGCCGCCGGTTTCCGGGTGCGCACCGCCATCCGTTCGCTCGGCCGTGCGGACGAGGTTCGCGCCTATCTGGCTCATGGCGGTGCCGAGCCGGGAGACCGACTGAGCTTCGTGGAGACCGACCTGCTCAAGGACGAAGGATGGGCCGAGGCCGCGCAGGGCTGCGCCTATGCCATTCACAGTGCGTCCTCGACCCCCTCGGGGCATTATGCGAGCGAAGATGACTGGATCCGGCCGGCCGTGGACGGCAATGTGCGGCTGCTCCGCGCCGCCCGCGCCGCCGGCGTGAAACGTGTCGTGCTCACCTCCGCCTTCGGAGCCATCGGCGCGGGCAGGGCCAGCCCCGGCCGCCCCTTCACCGAGGAGGACTGGAGCGATCTGAACGGCAACATCGCTCCCTATCAGAAATCCAAAACGCTTGCGGAACGCGCCGCGTGGGATTTCATCGCGAGGGAGGGCGGTGCCATGGAACTTGCGACGGTCAATCCGACCGCCGTCCTCGGGCCGGCACTGGGGCCGGACACGTCGCATTCGCTGATGATGCTGAAAGGCATGATCGAAGGGCAGGCCGGCCAGCCGCGGATCCGGTCATGTTTCGTCGACGTGCGCGATGTGGCCGACCTTCACTTGCGGGCGATGACCGCTGCGGCCGCGGCCGGCGAACGCTTCCTCGCGACCGCGGGCGACGCGCTCTGGCTCGTCGACGTGGCCAGGATCGTCACGGAACGCCTCGGCGACCAGGCGCGAAGGGTGTCGACCAGGGAGGTTCCCGACGCGGATATGCGGGCCGCTGCCGAAACCGATCCCAGGGCACGGGCGCTTCTTCCTCTGCTGGGCATCGATCTGTCCGCCAGCAGCGAGAAGGCCAGGCGCCTCCTGGGGTGGCAGCCGCGACCGCCGGCCGATGCGATCGAGGCGGCCGCGCGGAGCATGATCGAGGTCGGGATCATCAAGGCCTGA
- a CDS encoding PA14 domain-containing protein produces MHKTAVFAGAIALFAAGTGAEAFEVAQYSGFVDGSLETIRAHMAAVAPAATVTTDRIDFSDYGDADGEFPETLPFPAAGGYTGNDGVNDTFVLRATGTFMTERPGRFVFKTRNDDAVFLLVDGQPVIADGNFHPPTENWGEIALRPGAHSIELYFVEVSGGGLIELSNERPEGGYDPVIEGGILAPKYPDAPAGAPAVAGADGGLPAAEPTSEQSPQEPVAATPEPAAQPEQTIGMWFQRFKVQGGLLTASFISSPEAALLSLSSGGAVNCHAVFAAAERFAQMREDGNDCNPAGTSFVIDGLDGEGRLAISGRVGDLDLTLPLPRLTGPEVTTSTMPARPLDLAGVTLAPRLGEMMARVSANFTPAGDPAPQSAIPKDPVASYEPHPTDPAWTTVSTSLAGPYLSFSTPDAEPDDLRVYPENEFLILSRDPSGFQPDSRPWGLVRIWIPVEADRVTAETLHAALERKYGPPSRTRTLGAGHGGRLAWSFDTAGGRLDAAASDRCSNKYPGGTDTGALHYAELGDLGGRLPDLEFPTRQGCGLQFVVGHPAYSRPTDTLAAVSFALYDPQDVLARRWSDELAGLAWQVQNARDSIATATAERVARDGKQPDL; encoded by the coding sequence ATGCACAAGACAGCAGTATTCGCCGGCGCCATAGCGCTGTTTGCCGCCGGCACCGGGGCTGAGGCTTTCGAGGTCGCGCAGTATTCGGGTTTCGTCGACGGCTCTCTGGAGACGATCCGCGCTCACATGGCCGCCGTCGCGCCCGCTGCCACGGTGACGACCGACCGTATCGATTTCAGCGACTACGGCGATGCCGATGGCGAGTTTCCCGAGACGCTGCCGTTCCCGGCGGCGGGCGGCTACACCGGCAATGACGGCGTGAACGACACTTTCGTGCTGCGCGCCACCGGAACCTTCATGACCGAAAGGCCCGGCCGGTTCGTGTTCAAGACCCGCAATGACGATGCCGTCTTCCTGCTGGTGGACGGGCAGCCCGTCATCGCCGATGGCAATTTCCACCCGCCCACCGAGAACTGGGGGGAGATCGCGCTCCGGCCCGGCGCCCACAGCATCGAGCTCTATTTCGTCGAGGTGTCCGGCGGCGGGCTGATCGAGCTGTCGAACGAGCGCCCTGAGGGCGGCTACGATCCGGTGATCGAGGGCGGCATCCTGGCCCCGAAATATCCCGATGCCCCGGCCGGGGCGCCGGCGGTCGCCGGGGCGGATGGCGGCCTGCCCGCTGCGGAGCCAACCTCCGAACAGTCCCCGCAAGAGCCTGTCGCCGCCACGCCCGAACCGGCGGCACAGCCTGAGCAGACCATCGGCATGTGGTTCCAGCGTTTCAAGGTTCAGGGCGGCCTGCTGACGGCCTCCTTCATCTCGTCGCCCGAAGCCGCGCTGCTGTCGCTGTCCAGCGGCGGGGCGGTCAATTGCCATGCCGTGTTTGCTGCGGCCGAACGGTTCGCGCAGATGCGCGAAGACGGCAACGACTGCAATCCGGCCGGCACTTCCTTCGTCATCGACGGGCTGGACGGCGAGGGCAGGCTGGCGATCAGCGGCAGGGTGGGTGACCTGGACCTGACCCTGCCGCTGCCACGCCTGACCGGGCCGGAGGTGACGACCTCGACCATGCCGGCGAGGCCGCTCGACCTTGCGGGCGTGACGCTGGCCCCTCGCCTGGGCGAAATGATGGCCCGGGTCTCCGCCAATTTCACGCCCGCGGGCGATCCTGCGCCGCAAAGCGCAATTCCGAAAGATCCTGTCGCCTCCTACGAACCTCATCCGACCGATCCGGCCTGGACGACCGTCAGCACCAGCCTGGCGGGCCCCTATCTGAGCTTCTCGACGCCGGATGCCGAACCGGATGATCTGCGCGTCTATCCCGAGAACGAGTTCCTCATCCTCAGCCGGGATCCGTCCGGCTTCCAGCCGGACAGCCGGCCCTGGGGCCTGGTGCGTATCTGGATCCCGGTCGAGGCGGACCGGGTGACGGCCGAGACCCTCCATGCCGCGCTGGAGCGGAAATATGGTCCGCCCTCGCGCACCCGGACGCTGGGCGCGGGGCACGGCGGGCGACTGGCCTGGTCCTTCGACACTGCGGGTGGGCGTCTGGATGCGGCAGCGTCCGACCGCTGCAGCAACAAGTATCCCGGTGGGACAGACACAGGCGCGCTCCATTACGCTGAACTGGGCGATCTGGGCGGCAGGCTGCCCGACCTCGAATTCCCGACGCGACAAGGCTGCGGCCTCCAGTTCGTCGTTGGCCATCCCGCCTACAGCCGCCCGACCGACACGCTGGCGGCCGTGAGCTTTGCGCTCTACGATCCGCAGGATGTGCTGGCGCGGCGCTGGTCGGATGAACTGGCGGGCCTGGCCTGGCAGGTGCAAAACGCCCGCGACAGCATCGCCACCGCAACGGCCGAACGTGTTGCCCGTGACGGAAAGCAGCCCGACCTGTAG
- a CDS encoding pyridoxal phosphate-dependent aminotransferase yields the protein MTFLSQSLARVKPSPTVAVTTKAAELKAAGRDVIGLGAGEPDFDTPENIKDAAKRAMDEGRTKYTPPDGITELKQAICAKFARENGLTYQPNQVTVGVGGKHVIYNALVATLNPGDEVIIPAPYWVSYPDMVLLGGGTPVIVEAGLDQGFKITPEQLEAAITPKTKWLVFNSPSNPTGAGYTRSEVKALTEVLMRHPHVWLMADDMYEHIAYPPFEFCTPAEVEPGLYERTLTVNGVSKAYAMTGWRIGYAAGPVELITAIRKLQSQSTTNPSSISQWAAVEALNGPQDYIPMSLAHFQRRRDLIVGLLNDCAGIECPTPEGAFYVYPSIAGVIGKKTPAGKVIATDEDFVTELLEAEGVAVVHGAAFGLSPNFRVSYATSDENLIEAARRIKAFCASLS from the coding sequence ATGACCTTCCTTTCGCAAAGCCTCGCCCGCGTGAAACCTTCACCGACCGTGGCGGTCACCACCAAGGCGGCGGAGCTGAAGGCCGCCGGCCGCGACGTGATCGGCCTGGGCGCCGGCGAACCCGATTTCGACACGCCCGAGAACATCAAGGACGCCGCCAAGCGCGCGATGGACGAGGGCCGCACCAAGTACACGCCCCCCGACGGCATCACCGAGCTGAAGCAGGCGATCTGCGCCAAGTTCGCGCGCGAGAACGGCCTTACGTACCAGCCCAACCAGGTGACCGTGGGCGTGGGCGGCAAGCACGTGATCTACAACGCGCTGGTGGCCACGCTGAATCCAGGGGACGAGGTGATCATCCCCGCGCCCTACTGGGTGAGCTACCCGGACATGGTGCTGTTGGGCGGCGGCACGCCAGTGATCGTGGAAGCCGGGCTGGATCAGGGCTTCAAGATCACCCCCGAGCAGCTCGAGGCCGCGATCACGCCGAAGACCAAGTGGCTGGTGTTCAACTCGCCCTCCAACCCCACCGGCGCCGGCTACACCCGCTCGGAGGTGAAGGCCCTTACCGAGGTGCTGATGCGCCATCCGCATGTGTGGCTGATGGCCGATGACATGTATGAGCACATCGCCTACCCGCCCTTCGAGTTCTGCACCCCCGCCGAGGTGGAGCCGGGCCTCTACGAGCGCACGCTCACGGTGAACGGTGTCTCCAAGGCCTACGCGATGACCGGCTGGCGCATCGGCTATGCCGCCGGCCCGGTGGAGCTGATCACCGCCATCCGCAAGCTGCAGAGCCAGTCTACCACCAACCCGTCCTCGATCTCGCAATGGGCGGCGGTGGAGGCACTCAACGGCCCGCAGGACTACATCCCGATGAGCCTCGCGCATTTCCAGCGCCGGCGGGACCTCATCGTCGGCCTGCTGAACGACTGCGCGGGCATCGAGTGCCCCACCCCGGAGGGCGCCTTCTACGTCTACCCCTCCATCGCCGGGGTGATCGGCAAGAAGACCCCCGCCGGCAAGGTGATCGCCACGGACGAGGACTTCGTGACCGAGCTGCTCGAGGCCGAGGGCGTGGCGGTCGTCCATGGCGCGGCCTTCGGCCTCAGCCCGAACTTCCGGGTGAGCTACGCGACCTCGGACGAGAACCTCATCGAGGCCGCGCGGCGCATCAAGGCCTTCTGCGCCAGCCTCTCCTGA
- a CDS encoding helix-turn-helix domain-containing protein, whose translation MTSEEDWGTDDYTDGAATFGDRVTAAREALGLSVAQLSRQLGVKTETILNWEADRSEPRANKLQMLAGVLNVSLVWLMTGEGEAPSVEADGADGVPAPLLQEIRAIRIEQLRLAERLARLLRRIPG comes from the coding sequence ATGACCTCCGAGGAAGACTGGGGCACGGACGATTACACCGACGGCGCCGCCACCTTCGGCGACAGGGTGACCGCCGCGCGCGAGGCCCTGGGGCTGAGCGTCGCGCAACTTTCGCGCCAGCTCGGCGTGAAGACCGAGACCATCCTGAACTGGGAGGCCGATCGCTCCGAGCCGCGCGCCAACAAGCTGCAGATGCTCGCCGGGGTGCTGAATGTCTCGCTGGTCTGGCTGATGACGGGCGAGGGCGAGGCCCCCTCGGTGGAGGCGGACGGCGCGGACGGGGTTCCGGCCCCGCTGCTGCAGGAGATCCGAGCCATCCGCATCGAGCAGCTCCGCCTGGCCGAGCGGCTTGCGCGGCTGCTGCGCAGGATCCCCGGCTGA
- a CDS encoding ROK family protein, whose protein sequence is MGIGVDFGGTKIEAVYLTETGEERGRMRVPTPRGDYQGSVRAVTELVRAVEAAAGAAGAPVGVGIPGSISPHTGFVRNGNATWLFEHPFDLDLGAALGRPVRVTNDANCLVLSEALDGVAKGAKSVFGVILGTGVGCGTVIDGRILEGYNGIGGEWGHIPLIATTPEELHGPRCFCGRHGCLEMWLSGPALAQDFARALAQGEAPKSREIVELAEAGDPEARAALDRHVQRLARMLGMIVNIIDPEVIVLGGGLSNMEHLYTEVPAAMMPHVFADSAKINLRKALHGDSSGVRGAARLWEQDYGFN, encoded by the coding sequence GTGGGCATCGGGGTTGATTTCGGCGGCACCAAGATCGAGGCGGTATATCTCACCGAGACCGGCGAGGAGCGCGGCCGTATGCGCGTGCCGACGCCGCGGGGCGACTACCAGGGCTCCGTGCGCGCCGTGACGGAGCTGGTGCGCGCGGTCGAGGCCGCCGCGGGCGCCGCCGGTGCGCCGGTGGGCGTGGGCATCCCGGGCTCGATCTCGCCGCACACCGGCTTCGTGCGCAACGGCAACGCCACCTGGCTGTTCGAACACCCTTTCGACCTGGACCTCGGCGCCGCGCTCGGCCGCCCGGTGCGGGTGACCAACGATGCGAACTGCCTCGTTCTCTCCGAGGCGCTCGACGGGGTGGCGAAGGGTGCGAAATCCGTGTTCGGCGTGATCCTGGGCACCGGGGTCGGCTGCGGCACGGTGATCGATGGCCGGATCCTGGAAGGCTACAACGGCATCGGCGGCGAATGGGGGCATATCCCGCTCATCGCCACCACGCCGGAGGAACTGCACGGCCCGCGCTGCTTCTGCGGGCGGCACGGTTGCCTGGAAATGTGGCTGTCCGGCCCGGCACTTGCGCAGGATTTCGCCCGCGCCCTGGCGCAGGGCGAGGCGCCGAAATCGCGCGAGATCGTCGAACTGGCCGAGGCGGGGGACCCCGAGGCCCGCGCGGCGCTTGACCGCCATGTCCAGCGTCTCGCCCGCATGCTGGGGATGATCGTGAACATCATCGACCCGGAGGTGATCGTGCTGGGCGGCGGCTTGTCGAACATGGAGCATCTCTATACCGAGGTGCCCGCGGCGATGATGCCGCATGTCTTCGCCGATTCCGCGAAGATCAATCTGCGCAAGGCGCTGCATGGAGACAGTTCGGGCGTGCGTGGCGCGGCCCGGCTCTGGGAGCAGGATTATGGATTCAACTGA
- a CDS encoding succinate dehydrogenase assembly factor 2, with product MDSTEITLKRLRIRSWRRGMKEMDIILGGFADTRLASLAPERLAGYERLLEENDQDLFLWVTGRAPVPEAHAGIVAEIRDGMGPK from the coding sequence ATGGATTCAACTGAAATCACCCTCAAGCGCCTGCGGATCCGCAGCTGGCGGCGGGGCATGAAGGAGATGGACATCATCCTCGGCGGCTTTGCCGACACCCGTCTCGCCAGCCTCGCGCCCGAGCGCCTCGCCGGCTACGAGCGCCTGCTGGAGGAGAACGACCAGGACCTTTTCCTCTGGGTCACCGGCCGCGCCCCGGTGCCGGAAGCCCACGCGGGCATCGTGGCCGAAATCCGCGACGGCATGGGACCAAAATAG
- a CDS encoding MarR family winged helix-turn-helix transcriptional regulator: MSFLSSIKGSDTTPEKVSLEGYIDMLSLVERLHRLLLDVIKDEFERLGVLDINAVQALLLFNMSDNEVTAGELKSRGYYQGSNVSYNLKKLVEAGYMHHQRCDMDRRAVRVRLTERGARIRKVVSDLFGRHADGLFREGRLDGGTVTEMNLAMQRIERYWSDQIRYIY, encoded by the coding sequence ATGTCGTTCCTGTCGTCTATCAAGGGCTCGGATACGACGCCTGAAAAGGTGTCGCTGGAGGGCTACATCGACATGTTGTCCCTGGTGGAGCGCCTTCACCGGCTCCTCCTCGACGTGATCAAGGACGAATTCGAGCGCCTCGGCGTGCTCGACATCAACGCGGTTCAGGCCCTGCTGCTGTTCAACATGAGCGACAACGAGGTGACGGCCGGGGAACTCAAGAGCCGGGGCTACTACCAGGGCTCGAATGTGTCCTACAATCTCAAGAAGCTGGTCGAGGCGGGCTACATGCACCACCAGCGCTGTGACATGGACCGGCGGGCGGTGCGCGTGCGGCTCACCGAACGTGGCGCGCGGATCCGCAAGGTGGTCTCCGACCTCTTCGGCCGGCACGCGGACGGGCTGTTCCGCGAAGGCCGGCTGGACGGCGGAACGGTGACGGAAATGAACCTCGCGATGCAGCGGATCGAGCGCTACTGGAGCGATCAGATTCGCTACATCTACTGA